Sequence from the Sardina pilchardus chromosome 15, fSarPil1.1, whole genome shotgun sequence genome:
TTGCACTGTCTTGTCTTGTGTAACTTCGTAGTTTTTACATAATATTGTGTTGCCTTGCATAGTGTTCATTAGAAAATGCAGAGTAAACTGTCATATTGACAAAAACAGTTTGACTATGTTGGCATAGCCTAAACAATGGTGTCAATACTGACAAAACAGTTTAACTATACTGACAAACAATGGTgtcatacatgcatgcatatgcagaTTCTATTTCATCTTGCAGAAGCAGTCCACCATTTTCAGACtaacaaatgtgttgttatgTCATGGTTATGACGGTGGTTCAGCGCAAACGCTCCATAACTTGGGGGGGAAAGACCCATCCCATCCGGCAAGTTAGCTACGCCCCTGTTATATGAAAAAAAACTGGCTGTCAGCCACCATGGACGATGTTTACGTTTGAGGCCTGGAATATCGTGACAACTCGACGTTACGAAGGTTCAAGGGTTCACTGACAGCACCTTTTGTAAGCATGCACTCTCATAACAATGGGCAGTGAGCCACCATGGACGGAGTCGCGTGAGAAAGGTGAAGCAGCGTGATAAGATTCCACTGCTTCAAATGCCTTCTCACGCACATTCTCACGCTAGGCTAGAGTGACTTTGTGCAGATAACATTGTAGTTGTTTTCTGAATTGCTTACCTTATAGATTACATTGCCACCCTGAATTACATACAGCCTCTCAGGtaatgcagcgtaaattgctgTGGCTTGGTTAGTCATATCATCAACCACAATAGGACAAAGCGGATCCTCCTTAGCCAAGACCTGTGCTGCAGCCAGCCGATCTTCCAGATCCTTGTGCTGCTTTAGGTCAACATTGTTATTGAATGACCACCCATCTgtcaaaacacaacaacatatCAGAGCATGAATGCACTGGAGCGACAGTGATTTGCAATGCAAATGCAGCATAAAGTCGAAAGGGAATATTCATTCTAATGTGAACTTTCGTGCGTACCTGTTGAGTGTGCTTCTGCAATGTAGATTACGAGAAAATCGGCTACGTCGCTGAAGTCCTTGACGAGCTGTTTGAACTCACCAAGTTTGAACAGAAACGGGGGTCATGTGCAACTTCCAAAACTAATCACCAGCGGTCTGTTGTCTAGAATTGGAAATAGGCTGTTAGAAGCAGCGACAAAACATTGCGCACACACTAACAAGCCAAGTAACCACTCAGCTCTAAGAAACGTCAGGATTGTTGTTCTCTGTTTATCCAAATAACCACTCACCTCTAAGAAACTTCAGGATTGTTGTTCTCTGTTTATCCATCGTGATTACTGTTGAATCAGGAGCCGTATGTCCAACATATGCCTCTTCTCCAAGATTAATCCAGGCATGCTTTGCGACAGTTTTGATGAATGTCAAGCTGAAGAATGTTGGCCCCCAGTCTTCGTACTTAAATTTAGGATTCTGGGGCATTGTTGTCCTCTCGCTAACCTTTAGAATGAGTTTTCTTGTTAAATTCGGAGAAATTAACGAAAGAACAAAGTAGATAGATGTCTGTATCGTTGCAAAACAAACAAGGCCGATGGCCTTCAGTAAAGCAAAGGCGTTAGGCATTGTTGCCGATGTCCGTCTGGTTTTATCGCTGTTCCCTTCTCCAGTGAACTGCTCTACAGTTACACTAAACAACTTTAACCACGAGCGTCGCCTTTCCCTCACTCAGCTATTTCTCAACTTCCGCATGACGCGGGCTGCTGCCTACTGAGTAGCTTTTAAATTACAGCCAGTGAAGGACACGGGAAATTCTCATCCTCTCGCTTGCCTTAAATTGCAAACAGTAAACTGTGAGACTGTTATCTTAAATTCTGAGTTCTTAAGCTAGGTTACTGTACGAGCAATGACCGTGCGTAAAATCTGGGGACTGAGGATGGAACACTTCAAGGGCTACCAAGCACTTAGACCTACACATCAATTTCATGTTCAGAGCTAATGGGAAGCACAactatcaaatcaaatcaacctATTTTAAAAGCCATGAAATATTTACTTCCACATACTTACTAACGAGAAAATATTGGAAAAGCATGAGATAACCAAGGTAAGCAGAAGAGAGCCATCGTGTTTTGTCATAAAGAATAAATATAGGGGAGAGACACATAAAATATCTTTAAAACATGATTTATGACAATCTACCAAAATGCTTGTTGAATTGCTATGATGTATTAGTGAACATTCCACACCTTCTAAAGTGTAAGTAGTTGCCTGTAGTTGTATTATCGGTACAACAAAAGAAGAACAAGCCAACAATCTCACCCTGCCACTTCTCCATTAATTCATGAACAAAGATTGGTTCAATCCCCTAACTAACTCATTTTCTGCACAACCCCAGCAGCCCATATCCCCCCGAAAGAGAGAGTACAACAGTGAAGACAACAGCTGCTGGTGAAAAACTGATCTATTGGCTTCAGTTATGGCTTCTTCAAAAGGTACCGTATCATGTACTTTTCATGTCATTGTCTTGCCAAGCATATGGCAGATTGTATTTATGATGTTTGATTTGTTTCAAAtccaacaaagacaaaaaaaaccaacaacacaaataaacaaaaataagcATTAATAGTTTGGCTACATTGAAAACAACCTAACTTCATGAATCACATATTCAGTCATAGATGCAGTTTACTATTTGGTTTCAGTTTTACCCACACCTGTTATTGCTGTGATTGTATACAGTACCAGGACAGTGTGGGTTTGCATGCAAGAGATGGTCCATGTTTTCTAACGGTTAGTCTATACTTCCTTTCATACACTTAGGTGAAATACCTCACAGAGAGAGCACCTTTTGTATACGGATATGCCTGTAGCATCTTTTAGCTGAAGCACTTTCACCTAGATTGGCTGTGAAGCACAGggtgtatttgcatgcaaaaggTATAGAGAAGCATGACTGGACAAAATTCCTCAAATACTTTGGTGTATGTCTTCATGCCACTTACAGGATAAGATGATAATGCCTGGTCATCTTATCTATATCATACACATTTAAACAGAGGCATGGTGCAATATTTAGACATTAAGATGGACACAACAGTAGCAAGTAAGACTATACAACATATGGTAATGGTCCACAGTAAAATGAAGAAGTTATATTATGGTCGTTTGGCAGCAGCCCCTGTCCCCAACACATTGAACGAGGGTTGTTTTCCAACATCCGTGGCCTACTTGATTCTGTGTTCCTGAAAATCATAGCTATATAGTGTACCATTCAGGTTATCTCTCAAACTTGTCCCTGTTTACAAGGCCACTCCTATAGTATAACTGACAGTCACATCAGAGCAAAAAGCATGGCAGCAAACCTCAGGACCCTGAGGTTTCTGAAGATAGGTCAGTTGACAAACATGAATTTGTCTGaaatatgttttattattattatagaccTAATTCCATCACAATTTAATAGggctttaaaataaataaaataatataaaatgaataaaaattacatacagtatatacagtatgcttaatattatcattattattattatacccTTTATTATTATGCCCCCTTTCTGTGAGTGCCCTTAATTAAGGCCTTAAATGCCTCACATGGACAATACAGTTCTTCAGAATCAAGGGGCATCTATCTTTTATCGTATGCTATTGTTGCCATCGTTCAGTTATTCTGAGTCAAAAAATAGCACCGGTAGTCTTGTTAGACCTCAAGTTGCCAAAACATTTCACTCTAAAATGTGTTTGTCTAACCGTGTGTTCTTAATCTCATATTAAGATAGAATAATCTAATTGTTGGTATTGTTGTCAGTATAAAGACACGAAGCTAGGTCTTTCACATGaaataatttcacttaatttaataaGAGTTTGGCTTATTTTAAGACAcgttatctccctcaacaatggaattctcttctctgattggctgatggggtggccattaacttcgtatacatatgcttcgcacgtcgccggagttctagacctccacctagccattatttccatcgaaccggtcacctcgtcggccgttatcccttacttatcaAGCAAACTTGGCTGCCAGTGCATTAAGcattttttctttaaaacaaGCAAACTTGGCTGCCAGTGCCTTAAGCAAGTCTGCCTTGATAAGATGTtgtaaaataagtcaaactctTATTAAGCTTAGTCAAAAGGATCTTTTGAGAAAGTGCCAGTGAAGTATTTTTTGTATAGGCTACTAAAAACAACACCAactagattattttttttatcttaatgtGAGATTAATAACACAGATAAGCCATTTTTGCAACGTATAGGTATAGGCTACCTGAGTGCTCTTTGTCGTGGTTTATAAATCTTGACCCTTGCAAGGTGTTCATATATTTGTTACAAAGCCAATGTTTTTGGGACCCACCACATTATTAGGCTTTTGAAACAATACAGACACTTTATGTAAAAAtacttttaaaaacattttactTTAGCTAGCACTGATATAGATTTCCTTTTAAAATTAGGAAATTCCATCaagaaaactgtaaaaaaaaaaaaaaaagagaaagaaacaacatTTTTGACCATTATTCGTGCTTATTTCTTGGAACTTAATCAGAACAGGTAGAAGTGCTTAACATGTAACAGTCATGTAACTTTGAATGGGAGCAACAGGTGCAGAAAGACACCATTCCCGCACACAGACCTACACTCAGACAcgcacacttacagacacacagacacacacaagaagacacacacacacacacacacacatacagcaggcATTTTAGCAATCGAGCCTTAACATGTTTATTTCATATTGTCCTTTTCCCAAGGTTTTTACCCccattaggttattgcttgaattgataGCCTATAGCTTataattgctattctccctaatgTAGTCAGATCAACTTctgaaattgttcactgttaaatcaattattgtattgtttttatttgtttgtcgctttctttggacaaaagtgtctgccaaatatcAGAACCAGAACCAACCACATTGGAAATGGGTCCCACAGACAATGTACAGGGGGTTTAAAATAGTTGTTTATATAATGTAGTATTACAGTGAGGATCTGTGCACGAACGGACTGTTGAACTGTGAATACAATGCAAAAGAAAAGTGTTTTATGAGAGCAACAAAATAGCCAATGTAAACTATTGACCACATGAGGTCGCAATTTAGCTATATAGCAATGGATTCTTGCAGTTGAATTTAGGGATCGACTGATGTTGCTTCTGTCATCAATTAGACAAGAATGTTTTGTTAATTAGCCGCAATATGCGTGGGCTAACTGTTATGCTAGACGCCGGACAGCAATATTGCAACAAAAACATTTGGCTTACATCTTTCAAAAAAGATCACCATAAACTATAGGGACAGTTATTTTCACATGGATTAATAACATACAGCTCGCTGATGCGTATTGTTTGTGGACATACTCTAGCAAACTAAAATAAACATCTGGAACATGCCTTAACTGTAGTGTGCCAAGGTGTATCACTACGTCAGCAGATTGCTTGAAGTATTCCTATTGTTATCTTTGTACAGTTAACATATGCAACCAAGTGCCATCAATACTGGATAGGGAATGGTATTAGATTGattgatagcctactgtaacaaTCAAAAACTCCATGGATGAGGTCCCACGTAACTGAAATATGGCATAATTATCTATTCTGAAATGCCCAAAAAGGTTTCTCAAACTGGTTAATTACGAGCAAAGAGAAACAACACGGCGTACGACTAATGATCTTCTGTCAGGGGCGGTGCGTTGAAATATTGAATAAACCTTTCAGCAAGAACTTTGGTGTATTAATTAACCGTTACATTCTGTGCCGTGGAAGTCGCTCGCACAGCATCCTCTGATGATGATGTAGCTTATATGCGCGTCTATTGCCCTGTGGGTAGAGGGATCTCACTCAAGTCCACTGAAACAGAGACGTAGTGTTCATCCCACTATGATTTGTTTCTATTGATACTGGCACCTGTCCACTCCGGTTGTCAGTCGTGATCCTCTGGGACACATTGTTTAACGCGGTCTCTCCAAACTGCTTGTTCAAGCGGTCTTAGCGCTCAATTTACTAATTTCCTGCCCACTGCGTGATCGTCACTTGTGCCTACCTCTTTTGGGCTGCCGAATGGTTGTTAAAGAAGTCAATCAGAAAAAAAGGACGAGTATTTTGGTGTTTCAGAACTCAAGCTCTGAAAACTCATAAAAATTTGCGGCCGAAACAAGAAAGGATGCGGTCGGTAAATGCGCACGTTCCAACCTTCCTGACGCAGACGTGGATGCTCATCGCTCATTCCAAATCTAATctgttctctcttcccttccaaAGTTTATCAAGGTAAGAGTTAACAATACACTTTGTTGGGTTATCAGGGGAAAGTTCCTTATGTCAGGAATGTAATGAAGTTGCACGTATCTACATGCTGATCGTATTTATCGTACGTATATATCGTTAAGTTAAGTTCACCAGAGGGACTGAAACGATCACTGAAGCAGCTGGGTTGTTAAGCCACTGTGATTGTATTCTCTTACCAATACCACATGCGTTACATTGATGTCACTGATCTCTACGCAGGTAGGAGAACAGACTGGGTCTTTCGCAGCCAAGAGTGGACATGCACACAGGAAAGTCAGAGCTCCAGATGCAGAGGACCTCTGCGCTTTTTGGGATGGTCAGTCACCATCAAGCCCCAGCGTTCACGGACTTCGCGGGGCTGACCATCTCCATGTTCAACAGTAAATCAGACATTGCGTCCAAGCGCCTCGGGAACGACGACTGTGGTGGCCAGCCATGCCGAAGCCCTGATCACAACCCAGATCATGTACACGGTCCCAGCCCCATGCGGGTAGCTGTCCCGGCAGAGCGCTTTGGAGCTCAGGAGAAACCGCGGGCGCATCAGTCGGCTAAAGGACAAACGGCATACTTTCCCCTGACCACTGCACAAGGTAAGGTTTTACAAAGAACAATGCAAGTAGGCGAAAACTAGTAATGCACTGGACATGTTAAATAAAATCACTGAAAATGTTTAGAAAAACAGctgagatcccccccccccccatcgatTTAGATTAGCTTACACTAACAGCCATTAAAGTAATGGGTAAGCTAATGACCCCAACTCATCACACACTCAATTACACAATATGGTGTGGATATCCCATTTGCCAACCCAGAGCACAACTAAACTGATTGTTCATTAACTGAGCATGAAGTCCCGCCAGCATCTAACACAGAGCCAAAACTATCACATCATGAAGTGTTGCATGAAGAATTGCCAGATAACAGAGGCCGTTCTGTTAGAAAGAATGCCAACAGATGTCAGCTTGGAATCATTTCATTGGAAGTGTTTAACATATACGTTAGTTACTGGGAACAGACTGGAAAAGTTTGCCTGAGTTTTTGACCATTTTTAAACCACTGGAAGCAACTCTAGAAAGTAACCAGATAACACATGACAAAGGAAATTATAAGGACTGCATGAATATCCTTTTTTCCCCATCATTATTCGTGATGATGAATTTTAGTGAAAGATTCACCTGCTAGATGTGTTTAGACCATCTTAATAAATTAATTTGGCATTACAGATCTAATGAATAATGCATTTGTATGACCTCATTGTTTTTATAATTGAAAATAAATCCCAACCTCCAATAAATGTAGTAATAcctttttaaaagaaacaagCATTTTCCGTTTAGGCTTTAATGGGTAGTGGTTTTGAGCAGAGCATTTTATTTGTTTGGATTATTGAAACAGAGTGTAATATTTTGGCAGATAAATGCAAGACATACCAATTTTATCATCGGTTTGTTATGTGGAGTCGCGCCGAGCATAATAATAAATGATGAAGCAGTTCAGTAAATCACACAACAATAATAGGACTTACTTGTTTGTATTAAAATGCACTCAGTGGAAATCTAAAATTGCTCTCTTGTTTTAGATACATTTGACGTCATTttagtggggtttttttgttgttgttttgtataaGTTCCATAGTGCTCTATTGAAAGGGCTCTGTTGGGactacatttttttgtcaccatAGGGCTCTCAACTTCTCCAAACATGCGTTACTGTGAAATGTGACTACACACATTTAACATTGCAGAAACAGCTGTAAGTCCTCGTATTGACACAGCAATTTGATTTTATCACCAACCCAAGTGCAAGTTTTGTCTTTTACGTCTTCATTTTACGCTTCGCCACAGTGTTATTGACCCGATTCAGACTTGTTtctggtgtgtatgtggctcGCCTGTCTCATgggtatcctgtgtgtgtgtgtgtgtgtgtgtgtgtgtgtgtgtgtgtatatatgtgtatgcgggcgtgcatgcgcgcgcgcgtgtgtgtgtgtgtgtgtgtgtgtgtgtgtgtgcgtatgtgacaGTCAGCAGTCCACATCAATAATGCTCAGATGCCAAGGCCATGCACAAGTGGCATTTACCCCAATGTCTCCTAATGCCCGACATCCTGTTTAGATGATGGTGTGGCGCTGGTGAGGAGGGGGTCACtggggtggtgggtggaggtAATTATCCACCCATTCTACGTTATGATTATACAAATCTGACTTTTATATTAGCAATCATCCCTCGGCACAACGAGACTCGGAGGGGTTGATTGTTACTTTTTCTTGCCAAATCCAAACCACATGTTGCTGAATGTGTCTCAGCATTTATGAGCTTCTATTCCACAATTGTACCCTCACCATCGTCCCAGTTTCACATGAACAATTTCATTGTCTCTCAGATCCGGACATGAGGCCAAACAAAGTTATGCtctttctcgtgtgtgtgtgtgtgtgtgtgtgtgtgtgtgtgtgtgtgtgtgtgtgtgtgtgtgtgtgtgtgtgtgtgtgtgtgtgtctttgaactTCACATTTCAAGATGTTTCACAATTTCTGGATTTAGTTGCAGGTCATGGAGCAGCTTAATGCGTATCTTTGTGCTGAATGATGGTTTTGTGTTGTAACATTGTATCAGTCAAGTAATTAACCAAGGTAATCCCTGGGGGCAATATGTTGTAATCAGACAGTCAGTGCAGTGTCTTACTGATGAAATTGGTGTACTCGAGTATACGCAAACATTCATTGGCCGTGTCCTAAAAATGTATCCAGTTCATTTGAACCATTTTTTGGTCATAATCTCTGGTAAACCAACATATTGTATTTGCCTTTGTTGTTTCTGCTGGGCTGTGGCCTGTGTAAATGTTGTGTTTACATTGCACATAAATGGCTCATAAACAAGGATTTGCACCACACATTTGCGGTACCGTGGCTAGGTTCTGTGCCCCCAAGCTCAAAACCTAAACACTGCAACCACTCTCCCAACATATGCTGGTATACAGGATCGCGACAGAGTACTTGTGCTCCCTCTGTGATGCCATGACGTACAGGGAGGTGATGAAGATGTCTGTGAAATAGAAATAGACAGATATAGTTAACAAGGATTTTAACCAGCCAAGAGCCCGCAGATAGCGGCCCAGAAACTTGTTTTGGGGATTCGGGTATATTTGGACATTTGGACATTTGGACACATTTACTCATTGGAGTATTTGCctcgcacagtagcctacattagaaCTTTACAGAGAATCCTTTCACTATAATATTACAACTCATTTGCCATTAAAAacgttttatatatttttttacatcaGTTGAATGTTGGGACCTTTTAATTGTTGTGTTTTGCTGAGTGTGCTGATAGCTGCATGTATACGCATTTGTTACTGTGACCAAGTCACTGACAAATGGGGCGTTAGGCATGTGAGCAttagattttttcttttttttttctaatgcaGTATTATTGTTCGCAATATGATTTTTGAAGTTAGAAAATTATAAGGAATACATATGCATGCTGTAGTTTGGTTGAAGCTGATGTAGAGTCTGGTCAAAGTAATGACGTGGTCATTTTTCACAAAAAGTTAAATCTTAGCTTACAAGTCAGTATACATTCCTTTATCTGTGGTTTTGTGTGGAGTGCTTCAGAGAGACAAAGTCATCTCTTCATGGTGAAATGGCCTTtgtatgaaatgaaataatCTCTACCTGACTATGTCTTTACACATTAGACATTTTAACCGTCCTGATTTCTATAATATTCCAAGTCACTGAAACGTTATTTCATATCAGCTTTGGCAGCATAAAGATTGAAGTGACCGCTCGTTAAGATGGCACCAGTGAGATTCCCTCTTCTTTCCTGTGAAGTCTCCAGCCACATGGAATTGCCATAGCCATAGCTGTAGATTGAAATCTGAGCAACAGAGACCCTCTTGCTTTTGCGGCAGATTTCCTCCGCTGTGGCGACCGAGCAAGCGACTGGTCAGTCggtctgctgctctgctctgctccgctccg
This genomic interval carries:
- the dio1 gene encoding type I iodothyronine deiodinase, which codes for MPNAFALLKAIGLVCFATIQTSIYFVLSLISPNLTRKLILKVSERTTMPQNPKFKYEDWGPTFFSLTFIKTVAKHAWINLGEEAYVGHTAPDSTVITMDKQRTTILKFLRDNRPLVISFGSCTUPPFLFKLGEFKQLVKDFSDVADFLVIYIAEAHSTDGWSFNNNVDLKQHKDLEDRLAAAQVLAKEDPLCPIVVDDMTNQATAIYAALPERLYVIQGGNVIYKGGMGPFFYDPQEVREVLQKMK